The sequence below is a genomic window from Acetivibrio clariflavus DSM 19732.
AGGAAAAAGTTGCAAACTGACACAAATCCTTCAAAACACATTCCAGGCATTTTGGCTTTTTTCCTGAGCAGCATTCGCTTCCCAACTTAACTATCAGCGCATGATATTGATTATATAAGTCAACCTCCTCAGGTAAATTTTCCATAAAAAATTTCTGTACCTGATGGTAATTTTCGGTTCCAGTCAAAAAACCCAGTCTTGTAAAAATCCTTACGGTATAAGCATCAACTACAAAAATCCTTTTACTTCCTGCATACAATAATATCGAGTCTGCAGTCTCAGGGCCTATTCCTTTAACATTCAAGAGTTTTTCTCTTAAAACCTCCAACGAAGTTTGAAACATTTTGTCTAGGTCGCCATTATAATTTTCCATAATAAATACCAAAACGGCCTTTAATATAACTGCCTTTCTATTAAAAAAACCCGCTGGCTTTATTAATTCCTTAAGCAGTTCAATGTCGCATTCATACAGTTTATGTATATCTAATAGATCCTTTTCCTTAATATTATCAATTGCCTTAACCACATTTTTCCACGAGATAAATTGAGTCAATACCGCCCCTACAATCACTTCAAATTGGGTATCTGCCGGCCACCAATGCTGATCTCCATACTTTAAAAAAAGTAAAGAATAAATATTAAGAAGCTGTTCTTTTATCCCTGCCGCTTCCGATTTGACCTTCAAAACATCACCTCCCTGACGGCAAAAATAGATAAAAAGTAGACATAATATCTACTTTTTATCTATACAATTTACTTTAGTCAGCTGTAATATTCATAGTCTTAGCTTTTACACCCTCAATGCCATTAAGTTCATCTTCCAAAGCTTTTATATCCGA
It includes:
- a CDS encoding endonuclease III domain-containing protein, yielding MKVKSEAAGIKEQLLNIYSLLFLKYGDQHWWPADTQFEVIVGAVLTQFISWKNVVKAIDNIKEKDLLDIHKLYECDIELLKELIKPAGFFNRKAVILKAVLVFIMENYNGDLDKMFQTSLEVLREKLLNVKGIGPETADSILLYAGSKRIFVVDAYTVRIFTRLGFLTGTENYHQVQKFFMENLPEEVDLYNQYHALIVKLGSECCSGKKPKCLECVLKDLCQFATFS